In Lathyrus oleraceus cultivar Zhongwan6 chromosome 2, CAAS_Psat_ZW6_1.0, whole genome shotgun sequence, the DNA window cgccatcaacctcacatggcttactcttggaccttcttacaatgagacctattcggttttaattaatcgattagatggattattcactaaataaattcaattcattcacaagaatgcaaattttaaaacctcgatccgacatcaaaagttaaattaaaatacttaatcacatctaaacaacacttcatttggaaatgaaaagggggatggttttgagttttcaactcctctcctcgattatttgaatacgagttttcttactcggttagtcaaatggtcgtcatttctaaatcatttaagtacaaacaaatcaaatccgTCTATAACAAGAAACCgaaagggagataactttgagtcttcaatttttttctcctcgactatttgaatacaagttctcttacttggttagtcaaataattgtcgttcctataccaacttccaaactccgattaaatcgtaatattttcacaataagctaaatgaaaagggagttgactttgagttttcaatttcacTCCTCAGTTGTTTGAAcacgagttctcttactcggtcagacgaacaattgtcattttttaccaactcatacttaatcaaatcattttcataacgaactatacgaaaagggagatggtctcgagtcttcaattcctcttctcaaatgcttggatatgagttatcttactcagtcattcaagtctttgtcgttcatgctaaaatacatcaaccatacgcAAACTTATTTTCgtaatcactcagatgaaaaagaaagcagtctagagtcttctattccctttcccaattattaggatacgagttgtcttactcggtTATCCGAGTATTTGTCATCCGTTCAAAACACtttaactattatcaaatcctttctataattaaggatgaaaaagaaagtggtctagagtcttctattccctttcccgactattaggatacgagttgtcttactcgactatccgagtaatcatcatccaacCAAAATGTCTCAACACATCAAATTTATCTGTCCTCGCCCTCGTGTGATCGAAACCAGTTAAacaaaatatccaacatattaatccagCTTGTCACCCCCCGTGTGACTGAAACTCTCTTCAGAAAGAACAatgttaatcctttctaatgcgcacaataaaccaatgcttaagcctccgccgagagtagacaagccaacgtttagcctttaggataCGATCcaaacagttgttcattaaaaaaaacaccaaccaatcgtagttccccgaactacgaatgctctgatttccttatttaaggatacgtaggcaggagattgttgtatcttcgcgagcacagtaataaaaaacctcccctttccctttctaAGGTTgtcatccatttctatttttaataattttataacccaaagataacaaacaaacataaattaacactcgaaacacaaattagaactaaaaggttcctgttgagtataacggacgtaaggggtgctaataccttccccttacgtaatccactcccgaacccaaatatggttgcgaagaccattattccatttcctaaaggttttatcgatattttcctatttcttcattgggataaataaagttcggtggcgactctgttcgaacgtaattttttccgcgaccatcgcaaggaatcgtatttttcgagatgcgacaaaCACTATTAAATATAACAGTATTTTTCATCTCatcttctttcttcttcttctgttaTTTCTGCACCAGTCCACAACATGCTTCTGTTATGCTTCACCATTGATGAAGCTTGATTAATCATAATAACTTTGACATGATTGTCTTAGATGAAACAAAAGATGCACCATGATATCTATAGATTAACTCGATCTTCTATAACTTTATGATATGATGATTTTTTTCCAATGTTTCTGAATCTTATTTTCTTGATAAATTCGTTATTGTACTTAGGTGTGGTCATTGCAAGACTCTTGCTTATATTTTCTTGTTTAAAACTTCTACCATAACTAACTTATAATCTTAATGGAGTAATTTTCACTTATGATTAACTATATCAAGGTTGATCATAATACTTTTTATACTATTTATTTAGACTTATGATTTTTTTTGTAGTATTCAGGTTGGAGGAAGAAATAGTTATAGTTAATGTCGATGCTGACGAATACAAGAATTTGGTAGAAAATGAATGCAATAACATTTTTTATTTGACGAATACAAAGTTgttctttttaaaaaaaatgtattttttatTAAGGACCATTTTTATTATTTGTCATAGGCCTCTAAAAAAATCAGGACTCACTTTTGTTGGACGCATGTATTGGATAACTTCTTTTGATTTGACAATTTGCTCTTGATGCCCCGAAGTATTCATGGAAAAACAATTTAGGTGTTTTACTTTACCCCAAATACTTATGGATTATTTCACCTTAGTGAATCTAAGGTGGCTTAAGTCATAAAAGTTGAATCTTTAGACAACTTTAAATCATACATTTTTATTATTGATTCAAATGTTTTTATAAATaatatcaaaaataaaataatatatttatatactGGATAAAAATATTGTGTTGATTCAAATAGTTTAATGGCTTAATATATGATTTTTATTTGTCAATTTTAGATTTTTATCGTTACTCATATTTTTCATGATGAACAACTATAGAAAACAAATTTTGACCAAATCATAACTTATCATTTTTTAAAATAccaaattaaaataattatttttattcACATTTTTCGTATATATGATTCAatataaatatttgaaaatttaaattaaatttcaaaatttgatGTTTGCTTGAAGTTTTAATAGTTAATTTagaaaataatatttatttataaatttaatAAGTTTTATTATTTCCTAATATAAAAATTTATATCAAACGATATAAATGATGTTATAGGTCAAAAAATTATATAATAACGAAAATAAATTTATTATCGATTCAATTATAATTTGAATAAATTTACTATTGATTcaattattttaataaataatacgaaaagaaaaataatgtttatataagaaaaaatattttttatttaaatatatatattaattagaatacattgtcagtataaaactattttacattattattaaattaaaataaatcattttGACTCATAAGCAtcataattaaaaataaaataaatatattataattaaattaTTCTAATAACTTGTTCTTCCACGTTTTTTCTCTCATCTTCCATATTTATGTgttaaaataattaattttaattagatGATGGTGTAAAGTCAATTTATATACGGAACCAATTTATTATctcttttaaaaataattttgtatttttctcattctatttttattacattttaaaaataaatgcaCAAAATTATATAAAATCTAAATAATAGAGttattgataaaaaaaattgaataatAATGGAATCGaatttattatttattcattttataaACAATGCTAAAATAAAATTATAATCATATAAAAgatatatttttaatttaaatatttttatataaaaaaatattattttgataaacaattttttccttttattattttatttttattctatttaaaaaaaaaatatgcGTATTAGTACACGTGTATAGGCATTAGTGTTTTACTAGTTATTTACGAAATGAAAACCGTGGCTATCTGATACTACCGAAATTGAACTAACgaacaaacatgtataaagtagACCAAAAGCGAAATGATGCAGACTGATTCCGACTAACATCATCACATCATTCATCTATCACCGAACTGAAGCtgaaaaaaaagaagaaattCCGTTACTTTTGAAAACGATGACATTGGGTTTGATCAATGCCAATCCCGTGGTTCACGCCAAAAAAGAGAGAATCGCTCGTTCCGAAGATCCTCCTCACACCGATGATTCCGTTGATCCTCTCGATATTTATGATATCCttcttttaattcattttcttCATTATTTACTTGACTTGAAATTGAAATTATGCATGTGTTTTTTGGATCCTTGACTTTGATTTTTGACAAATTTCGTGAGGGATATTAGGGATCCTGAACATCCTTATTCTTTGGAGCAGCTCAATGTTCTATCTGAAGAATCAATTTCTGTTGATGACAAATTGGGGAGGATTCTGTCAGTTTTAGTTTTAATCTTTCTTTTGTTTTGAGATTTATGAGCTTTGATTTGATGGAAGTATGAATTTGAAGTTATTATGTTTGTGTAGGATAACTTTTACGCCAACTGTTCCACACTGTAGCATGGTTACTGTGATTGGCCTTTGTCTCAGAGTTAAGCTCAAGCACTACTTCCCTCCTCATTTCAAAGTTTGTTCCCTCTCAACTCAACCCTTTTGATTCACTAGTTATTGTTATGTATTCATGTGTTGTGAATGGATGGATATAtgctttttgtttttgtttgtttgttacCTTATTCAATGCTTGATTGAATGTAAGTTTTGCGAATTTGGTGTGATGTTAAGACTTGGTTGAAATTCTAAAGTGTAACATTCTTTGAAGTACCTACTTCTACGTGAAGGTGTGTTTGTTGTCCAACACGACACCAACACATGTGTAGCAGGGATTAGATGTTGCGTTGGATGTGTAGTAAGACTAGATGAGATAGGATTAGAAATGACACTATTAGAGAGAGCGTTATGGTAATACCTATATTAGAAAACAGACTTAGGTGGTTTGAACATGTAGAGAGAACACTTGTAGTTTCTGTTGTAAGGAAAGTAGATTAGATAGAGAGGAGTCAAACAACTAG includes these proteins:
- the LOC127120253 gene encoding protein AE7-like 1; this encodes MTLGLINANPVVHAKKERIARSEDPPHTDDSVDPLDIYDFVRDIRDPEHPYSLEQLNVLSEESISVDDKLGRILITFTPTVPHCSMVTVIGLCLRVKLKHYFPPHFKVDIKVSQGSHANEESVNKQLNDKERIAAALENPNLRQLVDECLYSNEL